One region of Desulfovibrio sp. X2 genomic DNA includes:
- the rpmG gene encoding 50S ribosomal protein L33 yields MKVIIQMQCTECKRRNYSTTKNKKNTTGRLELKKYCPWDKKHTVHKESK; encoded by the coding sequence ATGAAGGTCATCATTCAGATGCAGTGCACCGAGTGCAAGCGTCGGAACTATTCGACGACCAAGAACAAGAAGAACACCACGGGCCGCCTCGAGCTGAAGAAGTACTGCCCGTGGGACAAGAAGCACACGGTTCACAAGGAATCCAAGTAG